One genomic region from Lycorma delicatula isolate Av1 chromosome 1, ASM4794821v1, whole genome shotgun sequence encodes:
- the LOC142318500 gene encoding uncharacterized protein LOC142318500 → MKRKGCVAPAEKSNCQLDAPPEPLKTLLAGSTAESKHFLSNIRKYNSCFQMTSFVSETVTTQFMPTFKIKGQIYQKAGSLLPFPDSDRKFLQMYFIGDDRDEVDARCGIHTSLRRSIISQLQKLLHERKNLVRLFKTAIDMMPSDTHKIVIYADKTPAGEHVRRYNAPTIDEVAIVIVGDQFQPRDIVLHRRNDRLINVAETSLCHSEA, encoded by the coding sequence atgaaacgaaagGGATGTGTTGCGCCGGCGGAAAAATCAAATTGCCAACTTGATGCACCACCAGAGCCATTGAAAACTCTACTTGCCGGATCTACCGCTGAATCGAAGCATTTCCTATCgaacatcaggaaatataactcttgcttccaaatgacgtcatttgtTTCGGAAACCGTGACGACTCAATTCAtgccaacttttaaaatcaaaggtCAAATATATCAAAAAGCTGGCTCCCTGCTCCCGTTCCCAGATAGTGACCGTAAATTCCTTCAAATGTACTTCATCGGTGATGATAGAGATGAAGTCGATGCACGTTGTGGAATACATACCTCGCTAAGAAGATCCATTATTTCGCAGCTACAGAAGCTCCTTCACGAAAGGAAAAATTTGGTGCGTTTGTTCAAAACGGCAATCGATATGATGCCATCAGATACCCACAAGATTGTCATTTACGCAGACAAAACGCCCGCTGGAGAACATGTCCGGAGATATAATGCTCCAACTATAGACGAAGTAGCAATTGTCATAGTCGGAGATCAGTTCCAACCTAGAGATATTGTACTCCATCGAAGAAACGATCGATTGATAAACGTCGCAGAAACTTcgctgtgccacagcgaagcgtga